The following is a genomic window from Haloarcula sp. DT43.
CGGCGGCTTCCGCCGCCAGCGCGAGTCGGCCGGTCCGCAGGACGAGTACGAGGACGCCGTCGAGCGCGCTAAGGAGTACGTCCTCTCGGGGGACATCTACCAGGGCGTCATCTCCCGAACGCGGGAACTGTACGGCGAGGTCGACCCGCTGGGCTTCTACGAGGCGCTCAGGGCGGTGAACCCCTCGCCGTACATGTACCTGCTTGGCTACGACGACCTGACCATCGTCGGTGCGAGCCCCGAGACGCTGGTCTCCGTCGCCGGCGACCGCGTCGTCTCGAACCCCATCGCGGGCACGTGCCCGCGGGGGAACTCCCCCGTCGAGGACCGCCGCCTCGCCGGTGAGATGCTCGCCGACGGCAAGGAGCGGGCCGAGCACACGATGCTGGTGGACCTCGCGCGCAACGACGTGCGCCGGGTCGCCGAGGCCGGCAGCGTCCGCGTCCAGGAGTTCATGAACGTCCTCAAGTACAGCCACGTCCAGCACATCGAGTCGACGGTCACGGGGCGACTCTCGCCCGAGAGGGACGCCTTCGACGCCGCCCGCGCGACGTTCCCCGCGGGCACGCTCTCGGGCGCGCCGAAGATCCGCGCCATGGAGATAATCGACGAACTCGAACGCTCGCCACGTGGCCCCTACGGCGGCGGCGTCGGCTACTTCGACTGGGGCGGCGACACCGACTTCGCCATCGTCATCCGGTCGGCGACGGTCGAGGACGAGGGCGACCGGGACCGCATCACCGTCCAGGCCGGGGCCGGCATCGTCGCGGATTCGGACCCCGAGAGCGAGTACGTCGAGACCGAGCAGAAGATGGACGGCGTACTGACGGCCCTGGAAGAAATCGAAGGGGCGCCGGGTGACGCGACTGACGACACGCCCGAGGAGGTGACCCGATGAGCGCGTCACAGCCGGCCGGCGAGGACGCGGTCAGGGACGATCTGCGGGTCCTGTTCGTCGACAACTTCGACTCCTTTACGTACAATCTCGTGGAGTACGTCTCCGAGCACGCCGAGACCGAAGTCGTCCGCAACACGGCGTCGCTCGACGACGTGCGGGCGTTCGAGCCCGACGCAATCGTCCTCTCGCCGGGACCGGGCCACCCGAAGAACGAGCGCGACGTCGGCGTCACGCTCGACGTGCTCCGGGAGGTCAGCCCCGACGTGCCGACGCTGGGCGTCTGTCTGGGCCTCGAATCGGCGGTGTACGCCTACGGCGGCACCATCGGCCGCGCACCGGAGCCCATCCACGGCAAGGCCTTCCCTATCGACCACGACGGGGAGGGCGTCTTCGCGGGGCTGGAACAGGGGTTCCAGGGCGGGCGCTACCACTCGCTGGTCGCCGAGGACGTTCCCGAGGAGTTCCTCGTCAGCGCGACGACGGAAACGGAGGACGGCACGGAACTGGTCATGGGCGTGCGCCACCGCGAGCACCCCATCGAGGCCGTCCAGTTCCACCCGGAGTCGGTCCTGACCGCGGTTGGCCACGACGTCATCCGGAACTTCCTCGCGGGGCTCTAGATAATCTGGAAGCCCAGCAGGCCGAGTAGCCAGAGGACGGCGACGGCGACGATGGCGAGGATGACGAGCCGCCACGCGACTTTCATCACGAACCGGCCGACGAGCAGTACGACGGCGATGGCCAGCAGACCGACCAGTATCGCCGGCGGCGAGGGAAGTGCCCCGACCTGGAGGAGTGACAGCATAGTAGCGATAGGACTCCCCACGGGGAAATACTTCGTGGCCGCGCCAAAGATTCAAACGGCCAGCTGTGCTACACTCTGGCATGAGCGTCGCCGGACTGTGCGAACTCTGTGAGCGCCCCGACGTGGACCACACCTGTGACAGGTGCGGCCGGCTCGTCTGTGACCGCCACTGGGACGAGGACACCGGGATGTGCGTCGAGTGCGGCGCGGAGGTCGGCCGGCCGAGCGGCCGCGTCCCGTCGGAGGACATGCCCGACGGCGTGGACACGTACCGCTTCTGAGCTACCGGAACTGGTTCAGTCGCTGTTTGAGCTGTTTCGCGGACTGGCCGGCGGCCTTGAAGAACGCGTCGCCGTCGCCCCGGGCGTCGGCGTCCTCGCCGGCGAAGATGATGCCCCGCGAGGAGTTGACGAGGCCGACGCCGTCGGCGAGACCGTGCTCGACGGCGGCCTCGGCGTCGCCGCCCTGCGCGCCGACGCCGGGGACGAGGAAGGGGATGTCGGGAACCAGTTCGCGGATGGCTTCGAGTTCGTCGGGGTTGGTCGCGCCGACGACCAGGCCGACGTTCCCGTTCTGATTCCAGAGGTCCGCGAGGTGGACGACGCGCTCGTACAGTTTCTCGCCGGAGGCCAGTTCGAGGTCCTGGAGGTCTTCGCCGCCTGGGTTCGAGGTGCGCCCGAGGACGAACACGCCCTTCTCGGCGCGCTGGAGGAACGGCTCCAGCGAGTCGCGGCCCAGGAAGGGGTTGACGGTGACGGCGTCGGCGGCGGGGCCTGCCTCGTCGTCGAGTAGCCGGGCGTACTGGCGCGCGGTGTTGCCGATGTCGCCCCGCTTGGCGTCGAGCAGTACGGGGACGTCCTTCCCGTGGGCGTAGGCGATGGTCTCCCGCAGCGAGCGCCAGCCGTCGGGGTCCTCGTAGAAGGCGGCGTTGGGCTTGTAGCAGGCGGCGTGTTCGTGGGTCGCGTCGATGATGCGGCGGTTGAACTGCCAGCGCGGCAGGTCGGCGTCCGCCACGCTGTCGGGGAGGCGGTCGGGGTCCGGGTCGAGGCCGACCGACACCACGCTGTCTGCGGCCGCGATGCGGTCCGCGAGACGGTCGAAGAAGTGCATAGATACCGCGGCGGCTGGCAGCGACACAAGCGTTTCCCTCTCGCGGCGTCCGCGAGAATCAGATTTGATATTCCCGCCCGGGTCTATTTCACACCGCGGGTAGAAGCCCGCTCATGGACCGTTTCATGGACATCGGCCACGTGGCCGAGACGCTCCCGGACCTGAGCGAGGTCCTGGAGGACCCGCGGCTCCGGCAGTTCGGGCTCGCCGGCGGCGTCGGACTCGTCGGTGTCGGTGCGCTACTGTCGCTCGCGCCCGCGTCCGGGCAGTGGCTGTTCTGGTCGTACGCTGTCGCCGCGACGCTGGTGTTCATCGGGGTGCCGCTGCTGTGTCTCGGCCTCGCCGCCCCGGACCCGGAGTCCGGGTCGCTGTTCCACCTCGGCATCGAACTGACGACGACACAGCGGCGGGCCGTCGCGCTGGGCTCGCTCTGTATCACCGCGACACCGATTATCATCGCCGCCGGCACGCCGCTCGGTCTCCCGACGCTGGTGCTCGCCGTCGCGGCCACGATGGCGGTGGTCGGTGCCGTGCTCGTTCTCACCGGCTTCGTCGCGTGGACCTCCGCGGCGATTGCCGAGCCGAGCCGTCACTGACCGCGGTCTTCCGGGCGACACGCGCTACTCCGACAGCGTCTGCGCCAGCACGTCGACTACGGCTTTCACCGCCGCGCCGCTGTGTGCGACCACTGTGGTTCCGTCGACGGTGACGTCGTCCCGTGCCGGCACGGTCGCGGGTTCCCGTTCGAGCACCAGCCGGGCCGTCTCCGGCGTCACCTCGACGACGGCCACCTCGGCGTCGGCGGCCGTCACACGGTAGGCGAAGGCCCCGTCCGGCGTCGGCTCCACGTCCCTGTCCGCGTCGACGACGGCCACCTCGGCGAGCGGCCCGCGCTGGAGGCCGGTCAGCTCCGAGGCCAGTAGCTGTCCGATTCGCCGGCCGTCGGTGATTCTGTCCTCGACCATCAGAGTTCCTCCCGTACGTCGGTAGCGACGTCGCCGACGTCGACTCCCTGACTGCGCGCGTACACGACGGCCGCGGCCTCCAGCGTGACGCCGACTTCGGACTGGAGGGCGTTGATGCCGGCGACGGCGGTCTGTTTCTCGGTCCCGGCCTCGACGACGGCATCGAGCACCCGCTCGAACGTCGACCGCGACTGGAGGATTTCCTCGCCCGGTGTGAACCCGTCCGGAATCTCGGTGTGCGTGGCGTCGAAGGCGACGACGAGGTCGTCGTCGTCCCGTTTGAGGAGCCCCTCGCTCGCGGCCACGTCGACAAGCGACTTGGCCTGGTCGGGCGAGAACCAGTTCCAGTCGAGCGAGAGCGCGACGACGAACTCGCTTTCCGCCATCCGGTCGGTTCCGCGCTGGCGGAACGGCGCGGCGACGGCCGTCTTCAGACTCATCGTCGGAGCAACCGGTCGGCGCGGGGGTAACGATTTCGATGGCGAGTCGGCATCGAACGGTTCAAGTAGCCGCTGGGTCTTCCTTCCCGTATGAAAGACCAGGGACGCTCCCCTCGCAAGCGGACAGGCGGACGCCGACGACCGAACCACAAGAAGAAGAAACACGAACTCGGCAAGGAGACGACCGAGACCCAGGTCGGCGAACAGCGCCTCAAGACCGTCGACTCCCGCGGCAACACCCAGAAGGTCCGTGCGGTCAAGACCGACGTGGCCAGCATCGCCGACGGCGCGGAGACCGTCGAGGCGACCATCGAGAACGTCGTCGAGAACCCCTCGAACCCGAACTACGCCCGGCGGAACATCATCACGAAGGGCGCAATCATCGACACGTCCGAGGGACAGGCCCGCGTGACCTCCCGCCCCGGACAGCACGGCCAGGTCAACGCCGTGCTGGTCGAGTAACCCGGTACCCGCTCAGTTTCTGCCGACGATTCCGGACACGGAGCGACGGCTACGGCCGCGGTGCGGCCTTCTGGAGCGCGCTCTCGGCGATGTTGCCGCCGTAGTCGGCGGTCCGGGACAGGGAGTCGACGACGCGACCGAGCAGTTGGGCGCTCTGTGGGTCCAGTTCCCTGACCTTCCCGTCGACTTCGCGGGCGGTCTCATCGACATCGGGGATGCGGCTCCGGGCCGCGTTCGCAAGCTCGACGGCCTCGTCGCTGTCGTCGGCGACCAGGGCGTCCATGGCGGTCT
Proteins encoded in this region:
- the trpE gene encoding anthranilate synthase component I; amino-acid sequence: MTLDVSREAFVDHAEADRPVVVRAAAELDVDVEPLTAYAALTGRTSDVAASDYTFLLESAEKVASSDPDGAFAPETDDRHARFSFVGYDPRAVVTVTGDDSEVEAFDDRYADLVTTDGGDVVDDLRAAMPDVALRNFPEMDRQHLDGGLVGFLSYDAVYDLWLDEVGLDRPDSRFPDAQFVLTTSTVRFDHVEETVSLVFTPVVRQDEDAGERYDELVAEAERVEAVLSDLDPLSTGGFRRQRESAGPQDEYEDAVERAKEYVLSGDIYQGVISRTRELYGEVDPLGFYEALRAVNPSPYMYLLGYDDLTIVGASPETLVSVAGDRVVSNPIAGTCPRGNSPVEDRRLAGEMLADGKERAEHTMLVDLARNDVRRVAEAGSVRVQEFMNVLKYSHVQHIESTVTGRLSPERDAFDAARATFPAGTLSGAPKIRAMEIIDELERSPRGPYGGGVGYFDWGGDTDFAIVIRSATVEDEGDRDRITVQAGAGIVADSDPESEYVETEQKMDGVLTALEEIEGAPGDATDDTPEEVTR
- the trpG gene encoding anthranilate synthase component II, with amino-acid sequence MSASQPAGEDAVRDDLRVLFVDNFDSFTYNLVEYVSEHAETEVVRNTASLDDVRAFEPDAIVLSPGPGHPKNERDVGVTLDVLREVSPDVPTLGVCLGLESAVYAYGGTIGRAPEPIHGKAFPIDHDGEGVFAGLEQGFQGGRYHSLVAEDVPEEFLVSATTETEDGTELVMGVRHREHPIEAVQFHPESVLTAVGHDVIRNFLAGL
- the pyrF gene encoding orotidine-5'-phosphate decarboxylase yields the protein MHFFDRLADRIAAADSVVSVGLDPDPDRLPDSVADADLPRWQFNRRIIDATHEHAACYKPNAAFYEDPDGWRSLRETIAYAHGKDVPVLLDAKRGDIGNTARQYARLLDDEAGPAADAVTVNPFLGRDSLEPFLQRAEKGVFVLGRTSNPGGEDLQDLELASGEKLYERVVHLADLWNQNGNVGLVVGATNPDELEAIRELVPDIPFLVPGVGAQGGDAEAAVEHGLADGVGLVNSSRGIIFAGEDADARGDGDAFFKAAGQSAKQLKQRLNQFR
- a CDS encoding DUF2240 family protein, whose amino-acid sequence is MSLKTAVAAPFRQRGTDRMAESEFVVALSLDWNWFSPDQAKSLVDVAASEGLLKRDDDDLVVAFDATHTEIPDGFTPGEEILQSRSTFERVLDAVVEAGTEKQTAVAGINALQSEVGVTLEAAAVVYARSQGVDVGDVATDVREEL
- a CDS encoding 30S ribosomal protein S8e, translated to MKDQGRSPRKRTGGRRRPNHKKKKHELGKETTETQVGEQRLKTVDSRGNTQKVRAVKTDVASIADGAETVEATIENVVENPSNPNYARRNIITKGAIIDTSEGQARVTSRPGQHGQVNAVLVE